A region from the Salvelinus sp. IW2-2015 linkage group LG21, ASM291031v2, whole genome shotgun sequence genome encodes:
- the LOC111982398 gene encoding dual specificity mitogen-activated protein kinase kinase 7 isoform X2 has product MSSLEQRLSRIEEKLKQENKEARRRIDLNIDMSPQRSRPRPTLQLPLANDGGGSRSSSSESSPQHHSYPSRPRHMLNLPTPQYSLVKSVENAEIDQKLQEIMKQTGYLKIDGQRYPAEVSDLISEGEIGSGTCGQVFKVRFKKTGHVIAVKQMRRTGNKDENKRILMDLDVVLKSHDCPYIIQCYGAIVTNTDVFIAMELMGTCAEKLKKRIQGPIPERILGKMTVAIVSALLYLKEKHGVIHRDVKPSNILLDNKGQIKLCDFGISGRLVDSKAKTRSAGCAAYMAPERIDPPDPSKPDYDIRADVWSLGISLVELATGQFPYKNCKTDFEVLTKVLQEDPPSLPLSMDFSLDFQSFVKDCLTKDHRKRPKYHKLLEHSFIRRYEVLVVDVAGWFQAVMERTESPRSSQCYHQHQLHSLFSR; this is encoded by the exons ATGTCGTCGCTGGAACAGAGACTCTCCCGAATCGAGGAGAAACTAAAGCAAGAAAATAAAGAAGCTCGTAGAAGAATTGACCTCAATATCGACATGAGTCCACAACGTTCACGTCCGAGGCCAA CTCTTCAGCTMCCCCTGGCTAACGACGGAGGGGGGAGTCGCTCCTCATCCTCTGAGAGCTCGCCCCAGCACCATTCCTACCCCAGCCGCCCGCGACACATGCTCAACCTGCCCACGCCACAGTACAGCCTGGTGAAGAGCGTGGAGAA TGCGGAGATAGACCAGAAGCTGCAGGAGATCATGAAACAGACAGGCTACCTGAAGATCGACGGCCAG CGGTACCCAGCCGAGGTCAGTGACCTGATCAGCGAGGGGGAGATCGGCAGCGGCACGTGCGGTCAGGTGTTCAAAGTGCGCTTCAAGAAGACGGGCCACGTCATCGCCGTCAAA CAAATGCGCCGGACAGGAAACAAGGACGAGAACAAGAGGATTCTGATGGATCTGGATGTGGTGCTGAAGAGCCATGACTGCCCTTACATCATCCAGTGCTACGGCGCCATAGTTACCaac ACGGATGTGTTCATCGCAATGGAGCTGATGGGGACGTGTGCTGAGAAACTCAAGAAGAGGATCCAGGGGCCCATACCTGAACGCATCCTGGGCAAGATGACCGTGGCA atagTGTCAGCTCTGCTGTACCTGAAGGAGAAGCACGGTGTGATCCACCGGGACGTGAAGCCCTCCAACATCCTGCTGGACAACAAGGGCCAGATCAAGCTGTGTGACTTTGGCATCAGCGGACGACTCGTCGACTCCAAGGCCAAGACCCGCAGCGCCGGCTGTGCTGCCTACATGGCT CCTGAGAGAATAGACCCCCCAGATCCCAGCAAGCCTGACTATGACATCCGAGCAGACGTCTGGAGCCTGGGCATCTCTCTG GTGGAGCTGGCCACAGGACAGTTCCCCTATAAGAACTGCAAGACCGACTTTGAGGTCCTGACCAAAGTGCTGCAGGAAGAccctccctcgctccccctcAGCATGGACTTCTCCCTCGACTTCCAGTCCTTCGTCAAagactg CCTCACAAAGGATCACAGAAAAAGGCCAAAATACCACAAGTTGCTC gAGCACAGTTTCATTCGGCGCTATGAGGTGCTGGTGGTGGACGTGGCYGGCTGGTTCCAGGCGGTGATGGAGCGCACTGAGTCGCCGCGCAGCAGCCAATGTTACCACCAGCACCAGCTCCACTCGCTCTTCAGCAGGTAG
- the LOC111982398 gene encoding dual specificity mitogen-activated protein kinase kinase 7 isoform X1: protein MSSLEQRLSRIEEKLKQENKEARRRIDLNIDMSPQRSRPRPIIVIQLSPAPAPSQRAALQLPLANDGGGSRSSSSESSPQHHSYPSRPRHMLNLPTPQYSLVKSVENAEIDQKLQEIMKQTGYLKIDGQRYPAEVSDLISEGEIGSGTCGQVFKVRFKKTGHVIAVKQMRRTGNKDENKRILMDLDVVLKSHDCPYIIQCYGAIVTNTDVFIAMELMGTCAEKLKKRIQGPIPERILGKMTVAIVSALLYLKEKHGVIHRDVKPSNILLDNKGQIKLCDFGISGRLVDSKAKTRSAGCAAYMAPERIDPPDPSKPDYDIRADVWSLGISLVELATGQFPYKNCKTDFEVLTKVLQEDPPSLPLSMDFSLDFQSFVKDCLTKDHRKRPKYHKLLEHSFIRRYEVLVVDVAGWFQAVMERTESPRSSQCYHQHQLHSLFSR from the exons ATGTCGTCGCTGGAACAGAGACTCTCCCGAATCGAGGAGAAACTAAAGCAAGAAAATAAAGAAGCTCGTAGAAGAATTGACCTCAATATCGACATGAGTCCACAACGTTCACGTCCGAGGCCAA tCATCGTGATCCAGCTCAgtcctgctccagctccttcccAACGTGCAG CTCTTCAGCTMCCCCTGGCTAACGACGGAGGGGGGAGTCGCTCCTCATCCTCTGAGAGCTCGCCCCAGCACCATTCCTACCCCAGCCGCCCGCGACACATGCTCAACCTGCCCACGCCACAGTACAGCCTGGTGAAGAGCGTGGAGAA TGCGGAGATAGACCAGAAGCTGCAGGAGATCATGAAACAGACAGGCTACCTGAAGATCGACGGCCAG CGGTACCCAGCCGAGGTCAGTGACCTGATCAGCGAGGGGGAGATCGGCAGCGGCACGTGCGGTCAGGTGTTCAAAGTGCGCTTCAAGAAGACGGGCCACGTCATCGCCGTCAAA CAAATGCGCCGGACAGGAAACAAGGACGAGAACAAGAGGATTCTGATGGATCTGGATGTGGTGCTGAAGAGCCATGACTGCCCTTACATCATCCAGTGCTACGGCGCCATAGTTACCaac ACGGATGTGTTCATCGCAATGGAGCTGATGGGGACGTGTGCTGAGAAACTCAAGAAGAGGATCCAGGGGCCCATACCTGAACGCATCCTGGGCAAGATGACCGTGGCA atagTGTCAGCTCTGCTGTACCTGAAGGAGAAGCACGGTGTGATCCACCGGGACGTGAAGCCCTCCAACATCCTGCTGGACAACAAGGGCCAGATCAAGCTGTGTGACTTTGGCATCAGCGGACGACTCGTCGACTCCAAGGCCAAGACCCGCAGCGCCGGCTGTGCTGCCTACATGGCT CCTGAGAGAATAGACCCCCCAGATCCCAGCAAGCCTGACTATGACATCCGAGCAGACGTCTGGAGCCTGGGCATCTCTCTG GTGGAGCTGGCCACAGGACAGTTCCCCTATAAGAACTGCAAGACCGACTTTGAGGTCCTGACCAAAGTGCTGCAGGAAGAccctccctcgctccccctcAGCATGGACTTCTCCCTCGACTTCCAGTCCTTCGTCAAagactg CCTCACAAAGGATCACAGAAAAAGGCCAAAATACCACAAGTTGCTC gAGCACAGTTTCATTCGGCGCTATGAGGTGCTGGTGGTGGACGTGGCYGGCTGGTTCCAGGCGGTGATGGAGCGCACTGAGTCGCCGCGCAGCAGCCAATGTTACCACCAGCACCAGCTCCACTCGCTCTTCAGCAGGTAG